The genomic interval atttttttttgggcaGGCCTGATGATACTCCTTGGGATGGAGGTAAAAATtcgttcttttttttttgtcttgtttttcttgaaccttattaatttttagttttgtttGTTATGCAATTGATGGTTTCTTATGGGCTTTTGTTGGAATTGTGTAATTTGAACTGCATTAATTATGTAACTTTTGTTGGAATTGCATAACTTTTTGGGTTATGCAATTGATTATGTTGCTTTGGTCGTTTTACCTTGAAATTTGAGCTGTTTTGTGTTTTGCTACATGCATGCATAAACTAGCATACATAGATCCATAATTCAGACGCACATGATTTACTTGAGTTGGTGAAGATGGAGTGTAGTTGAATCTTTGTGGAATCTGTTTAATTGTCCATGAAGTATTTGTGGTTTATGGCTTTGGAGTTTATTTTAGATCCTCATGTGTTTTCTATTGATGTGGATGCTGATTAATGTgaattgatcatgggttttggCTATTATACCAATTGCACTTTCTCTGCTTTTCTTTGATGCTATCTGCCTTTGAATGTTTGTTTGGTCAGTTTAGTTCCAAGCATTAGCAAGTCACCTTCATTCCATTGCctatttgtttaaatttaggGGTTTTCTTACCCTGTTACCTGAAATTGTTGCTGTAACTTGTGGAATTGTTACGTTTAATAATTGGAACTTGAAACTATGACctttcaaatggtaaaatttgTGGGAAATTCATTTTGTTGCTATGACTTGGTGCTTTGAGTGGAAAGACTGGAAAGAGAGTTTTAGGGGCTTGGGTGGGTATGATGGGGTAGGGTTAGCAAGGTTAAGACTCAATAAAATTGTTGACGTTATGGTGTATAGAGATCTCATGTTTTCTAGTATCCTAGTTATCTTGTTTTCTATTGCCTGGTTATTCTTTCAGTTTACCTTCTAGGTGGTATTTTagttttcatgtttttaggATAATAAATTAGTTTGTATTTCTCATGTAACACGAGGAATTTCTTGAGATTTCTCAGGTACGTTCAAGTTGACTTTGCAGTTTACAGAGGATTATCCAAATAAACCTCCAACGGTCCGGTTCATCTCGAGaatgtttcatccaaataGTATGTACAAGATGTTGttcattgattttatttgtggCCTTAGCTGCAAATTGTTtctgttttgtttcttttaccATCTAATGATCAGTCATGGTTTGATCAGTCTATGCAGACGGAAGTATTTGTCTGgatattttacaaaatcagTGGAGTCCAATATATGATGTTGCAGCTATACTCACCTCTATCCAGGTGCAGCATTCTATgcctttttacctttttatttactttctGAAGAAATTTTGTTTCTCATCAATGGCTTCCTTGACTGTGATGTTTGCCctttgttgaatttcaaattaaaacgTTATGAGTTATCTATGTCTTTACATGAGTGGGTCGTTCACCTTTGCTCATCTGATTTCTGCAAAAAAACCATTGATGCAATAAGCATACTTTTGATTGATATTCTGGTCGTCTCAATTAGATTTTTAATGCATATCAATTTGAGAAACCTTAATTGAAATTTGTTCAGTTATTAATATTTACTGCATAGTCATTTGACTGTTGCTGTGTGCCTGTGTTCAGTGtttacgttttttttttttgaagaaaaaagataagagaaaggaaagaaagatgtGACATGTAAAACGTACAAGGAGATTCATTGACAACCTAGGCACATGGCAAACATAAAGGTTTAGAAAAGCCAATGATTGGGCTCCCTGAAAATAATTGAACCGTGGAAGCATGACATGTCAAACTTTAGTCCTTCGGAAAGGACTGGAGTGGTTGTGAGGGTAATGCAATATAAACTACGGATGCAGGAGGAGACATGTGTGCTAAACATATAATGCTGTATATGCAGGCTGTAGGGTTATGTACTGTGATTTAATGGTAGGCCAAAATTTGGAAATGGGCAGGGTGTCATATTCCTcttaccttttatttttgtttatttctcCTTTTTAGCTGCCCTACAGTATTTTGTCTCTGAAGAAAAGTCCAATGTGTAGTCATTATCAAATTTCTTGTCATAGGTAAGAATGTCTTGGTGCTTTAAACAAAGTGCTTACCCATGATGGACCAAACTTCAAGGATTGAGGTGTTCTCCCTGTATACATAAAAATGTCCTCTTTTTATCATGTGAGTGCAGGTGGTCAGATGTTAATAGTATAAGCTTGTGTGATCACTCATAGCGTTGTTTGACCTGGAGTATCAACAgactcaataaaaaaaaagagtgacCTATGTGGTCCTAGTGGCATATGTGCATTTAGCCTTTAATATATTTCAAAGAATTTTCTATAATGCTAGTGGACTTGTATGTTCACTAACTTTTTCAAAAGATACTTGAGGGAATGGCATCAGGCACTATGGCCTGAGCTTTGTTCTGTCAACTCTCcttcattttctaaccaatgaAAGTAATGAGTCATAATGTCGGAAAGGGTGCTGCCCTGTTACGTATTTACCTAGAAGGGAAATATACAAGAGAGCACCAAAAACTGTTAACAAGGAGATAGAAACAAGTCCAATTCTTTTAAAATCTAAGGTATATCTGCAGAAGCCAGCTTTTTAGGAAGGAACTTGAATATCAGAAAAATAAGAAGGAAAGAATTAGTTCCGCATGGTGGGAGCCCATGctgttttcaaattctttgagTAAAAATGGGAATAACATGCATATCCTTCCTTTGTGGCTCCTTTTTAGGCTTTATTGACTCTTTGCAGTtcatatttctctttttcatcttttcccTTGGTTGACGAATGACTCTTATATCCTTGGCATCTTATCcatttacttttcaaaaaaacatGGGAAGATTTGCGCCGATGACTATAAGCCGTGTAAAGTAGGCAAGCCTATGTCTTTCAACCCATGGTTCAGCATCCTTGTCAGTAGGCAGCCAGTATAAGGCTTTGCACATTTTGGCTGAATTAGTTATGCCATGATATGTTTGATCaagtttaatcatttttacGGTGGATGAAGAGATCTAGGATGCTTGCTGATCCTCACGCAGCTTCATCCTGTGATCAGTCATTAAATTATTGCATTTGATTGGAATAACTTTGAAATTTGTGATTAAGTTGTAGTGTTCTGATCAACATTAAGCAAGCATTTGGAAAGTGGGCTCCAATCAAGACTCTGTTGTGTATAAATGGTTTCTTGTTAACTGTCATTATGCAGTTTGATCAACTTAGTTTGCTTAAAAGTCGAGAGAGGTTCTGAGCTAATGCAAATTAAAGGTGCTAACGACATTGTTGTGCTTTTGCCAGTCTCTACTTTGTGATCCAAACCCAAACTCTCCAGCAAACTCTGAAGCTGCTCGTATGTTTAGTGAGAATAAGCGGGAATACAACCGAAGAGTGCGTGAAATTGTGGAGCAGAGCTGGACCGCTGACTGAGTCCAGTAAAGCACCAGTAACCTGTG from Theobroma cacao cultivar B97-61/B2 chromosome 5, Criollo_cocoa_genome_V2, whole genome shotgun sequence carries:
- the LOC18599807 gene encoding ubiquitin-conjugating enzyme E2 2, whose translation is MSTPARKRLMRDFKRLQQDPPAGISGAPQDNNIMLWNAVIFGPDDTPWDGGTFKLTLQFTEDYPNKPPTVRFISRMFHPNIYADGSICLDILQNQWSPIYDVAAILTSIQSLLCDPNPNSPANSEAARMFSENKREYNRRVREIVEQSWTAD